The Corylus avellana chromosome ca8, CavTom2PMs-1.0 genome has a segment encoding these proteins:
- the LOC132189978 gene encoding phosphoenolpyruvate carboxykinase (ATP) 1-like, with translation MENNGPGRRQGLARIQMPGHHSREVCHDDSTPPVRAHTIDELHSLQKKRSAPTTPIRGALGVFAYTSEEERHQQQLQSISASLASLTRETGPKLVKGDPAMKSESPRVPTNVGHQSYTPSLSLSLAVSDSSLKFTHVLYNLSPAELYEQAIKYEKGSFITCTGALATLSGAKTGRAPRDKRVVKEKTSEDELWWGKGSPNIEMDEQTFLVNRERAVDYLNSLDKVYVNDQFLNWDPEYRLKVRIVSARAYHSLFMHNMCIRPTPEELESFGTPDFTIYNAGQFPCNRYTHYMTSSTSIDLNLGRREMVILGTQYAGEMKKGLFSVMHYLMPQRHVLSLHSGCNVGKDGDVALFFGLSGTGKTTLSTDHNRYLIGDDEHCWSENGVSNIEGGCYAKCIDLSEEKEPDIWNAIKFGTVVENVVFDEHTREVDYSDKSVTENTRAAYPIEYIPNAKIPCVGPHPKNVILLACDAFGVLPPVSKLSLAQTMYHFISGYTALVAGTEEGVKEPQATFSACFGAAFIMLHPTKYAAMLAEKMQDHGATGWLVNTGWSGGSYGSGKRIKLAYTRKIIDAIHSGTLLEATYTKTEVFGLEIPTEIEGVPSEILNPINTWSDQDAYKDTLLKLGGLFKKNFEVFLNYKIGEDNKLTEEILEAGPVF, from the exons GACGAGCTCCACTCCCTTCAGAAAAAGAGGTCGGCGCCGACGACTCCGATCAGGGGAGCTCTGGGAGTCTTTGCCTATACATCCGAAGAGGAACGCCACCAACAGCAACTCCAGTCCATTAG TGCTTCGCTGGCGTCGCTGACGAGGGAGACGGGGCCAAAGTTGGTGAAAGGGGACCCAGCAATGAAATCAGAGAGCCCGCGGGTGCCCACCAACGTTGGGCATCAGTCCTACACTCCTTCCCTCTCCCTGTCCCTCGCCGTCAGTGATAGTTCCCTCAAGTTCACTCACGTCCTTTACAATCTTTCTCCTGCTG AACTGTACGAGCAGGCAATCAAGTATGAGAAAGGGTCGTTTATAACATGCACCGGAGCTTTAGCAACTCTGTCCGGAGCAAAGACGGGTCGGGCGCCGAGAGACAAACGTGTAGTGAAGGAGAAAACCTCGGAAGATGAGCTTTGGTGGGGAAA GGGCTCACCCAACATCGAAATGGACGAGCAAACTTTCCTGGTTAATAGGGAACGAGCCGTCGATTATTTGAACTCGTTGGataag GTATATGTGAATGATCAGTTTTTGAACTGGGACCCAGAATACCGCCTCAAAGTCCGAATTGTGTCTGCCAGAGCTTACCATTCCTTGTTCATGCATAACAT GTGTATACGCCCCACTCCAGAAGAGCTGGAGAGTTTTGGGACTCCGGATTTCACAATATATAATGCCGGGCAGTTCCCCTGTAATCGTTACACCCACTACATGACATCATCTACCAGCATAGACCTGAATCTTGGCAGGAGGGAAATGGTGATCCTTGGCACTCAGTATGCAGGGGAAATGAAGAAAGGCCTCTTCAGCGTAATGCACTATCTCATGCCTCAGCGCCATGTCCTCTCCCTACACTCTGGTTGCAATGTGGGCAAAGATGGTGATGTTGCCCTTTTCTTTGGCTTATCTG GTACTGGGAAGACAACTCTGTCTACAGATCATAATAGGTATTTGATTGGAGATGATGAGCACTGCTGGAGTGAGAATGGTGTGTCAAACATTGAAGGTGGTTGCTATGCCAAGTGCATTGATTTGTCAGAGGAGAAGGAGCCTGATATTTGGAATGCTATCAAGTTTGGAACTG TGGTGGAGAATGTTGTGTTTGATGAGCATACTCGAGAAGTGGATTACTCAGACAAATCTGTTACAG AGAACACTCGGGCAGCTTATCCTATAGAGTACATACCCAATGCTAAAATTCCTTGTGTTGGACCCCATCCAAAGAATGTCATCCTTCTAGCCTGTGATGCGTTTGGTGTGCTTCCACCTGTGAGCAAGCTAAGCTTGGCTCAGACCATGTACCATTTTATCAGCGGCTACACTGCTCTG GTGGCTGGAACAGAGGAAGGTGTCAAGGAGCCACAGGCTACATTCTCAGCCTGCTTTGGTGCAGCATTTATAATGCTGCATCCCACAAAGTATGCAGCTATGCTGGCTGAAAAGATGCAAGATCATGGGGCTACCGGTTGGCTTGTCAACACTGGCTGGTCTGGTGGGAG CTATGGATCAGGTAAACGTATCAAGCTAGCTTATACCAGGAAGATCATTGATGCCATTCATTCGGGGACCCTTCTGGAAGCAACCTACACCAAGACTGAAGTGTTTGGACTTGAGATCCCTACTGAAATTGAGGGGGTGCCTTCAGAAATACTGAATCCTATAAATACT TGGTCTGACCAGGATGCCTACAAGGATACATTATTAAAGCTAGGGGGTCTGTTCAAGAAGAATTTTGAGGTATTTCTGAATTACAAGATTGGAGAGGATAACAAGCTGACTGAGGAGATCCTTGAAGCTGGCCCTGTCTTCTGA
- the LOC132189173 gene encoding receptor homology region, transmembrane domain- and RING domain-containing protein 2-like, with the protein MSPTLLFSLLSLLAGCYMAAANVVLMGNNVTLSFDDIEANFAPPVKGSGECGVLYAAEPLDACSTLTNKAEQASNASSPFVLIIRGGCSFEDKVRRAQKAGFRAAIVYDNEDDGVLVAMAGNSAGIKIHAVFVSKASGEILTKYTGLSDMELWIIPSFENSAWSIMAISFISLLAMSAVLATCFFVRRHRVRRERPLASRVREFHGMSSRLVKAMPSLIFTAVLEDNCTSITCAICLEDYSVGEKLRILPCRHKFHAFCVDSWLTSWRTFCPVCKRDARSNTGDPPASESTPLLSSSPASVASSVLSSVRSSFASSPAVQIAPASSRSPSVSRIHSFASTPYGQQSLSYYRQSPPMSVSRSSVDLRNASSQRSHASHLVSPHSLGYPSFSPHNSRYMSPYIPSTSYASPSFVSSSGHQQHPLHCSESAASFSPFASAQSLPDC; encoded by the exons ATGAGTCCGACTCTGCTTTTCTCGTTGCTCTCTCTATTAGCCGGTTGTTATATGGCGGCAGCGAATGTGGTGCTCATGGGGAACAACGTCACTCTCTCTTTCGACGACATCGAAGCTAATTTCG CTCCACCGGTTAAAGGTTCAGGGGAATGTGGGGTATTATACGCAGCAGAGCCTCTCGATGCATGCTCAACATTGACAAATAAAGCTGAACAAGCTTCAAATGCTAGCTCCCCATTTGTTCTGATTATTAGAGGAGGCTGTAGCTTTGAGGATAAAGTTAGAAGAGCACAGAAAGCGGGATTCAGAGCTGCAATTGTCTATGACAATGAAGATGATGGTGTCTTGGTTGCAA TGGCAGGAAATTCAGCTGGTATAAAAATTCATGCTGTGTTTGTTTCTAAAGCTTCAGGTGAAATACTAACAAAATACACGGGCTTATCTGACATGGAGCTATGGATTATTCCAAGCTTTGAAAACTCAGCATGGTCTATCATGGCAATCTCTTTCATTTCCCTACTTGCCATGTCTGCTGTGCTGGCTACTTGTTTCTTCGTTCGCAGGCATCGTGTAAGACGTGAACGACCTCTAGCTTCTCGTGTCCGGGAATTCCATGGGATGAGCAGTCGACTAGTGAAAGCAATGCCAAGTTTGATATTCACTGCTGTTTTAGAGGATAATTGTACTTCAATAACATGTGCAATATGCCTTGAAGACTATAGTGTTGGAGAGAAGCTCAGGATTCTACCGTGTCGTCATA AATTTCATGCTTTCTGCGTGGATTCCTGGCTTACTTCGTGGAGAACCTTCTGTCCAGTTTGTAAGCGCGATGCAAGAAGTAACACAGGTGATCCGCCAGCTTCTGAATCAACACCGTTGCTTTCATCCAGCCCAGCCTCTGTGGCTTCTTCTGTGTTGTCATCTGTGAGATCGTCGTTTGCATCATCACCAGCCGTACAAATAGCACCAGCATCATCACGATCTCCTTCAGTTTCTCGAATTCACTCTTTTGCTAGCACTCCTTATGGTCAGCAGTCCCTCAGTTACTACCGCCAATCCCCTCCCATGAGTGTAAGCCGAAGCTCAGTAGATCTCAGGAATGCATCATCTCAAAGATCTCATGCTTCCCATTTGGTTTCACCCCATTCATTGGGTTACCCATCTTTTTCACCACATAACTCAAGATACATGTCTCCATATATTCCAAGCACAAGCTATGCATCACCGAGCTTTGTGAGTTCGTCTGGTCATCAGCAGCACCCACTACATTGCAGCGAGTCGGCTGCAAGTTTTTCGCCCTTTGCTTCTGCCCAATCACTTCCGGATTGCTGA
- the LOC132189172 gene encoding protein disulfide-isomerase 5-2 — protein MKNRVLTMLLCLLMSIVSSSSSSPGGGEQSLTANGKVLELNESNFDSAISTFDFILVDFYAPWCGHCKRLSPQLDEAAPILASLKEPIVIAKVNADKFTRLARKYDIDAFPTLMIFMHGIPVEYNGPRKADLLARYLKKFVAPDVSVLDSDSAISDFIETAGTYFPIYIGFGLNESMISKLAIKYKKKAWFSVAKDFSEDIMVLYDFDKVPALVSLHPTYHEQSIFYGPFEEQFLEDFVKQSLFPLAMPINIDSLKTLKDDDRKIALTIVEDETDEKSNKIIKLLKAAASANRDLVFGYVGVKQWEDFADTFGANKKTTLPKMVIWDGDEEYFSVIGSESIDDEDQATQISRFLEGYREGRTEKKRIGGPSFIGFINSLIGMRTVFLIVFVVAVAMLIQTINKEEPLRVGTRDRTDHASGSDSEAESKDYRSGDKED, from the exons ATGAAGAATCGCGTTTTGACGATGCTGTTGTGTTTGCTGATGTCAATAGtatcatcatcgtcatcatctCCTGGGGGTGGTGAGCAATCGTTGACGGCGAATGGGAAGGTGTTGGAGCTGAACGAGTCGAACTTCGATTCGGCCATCTCTACCTTTGACTTCATACTCGTCGATTTCTACGCCCCATGGTGCGGCCACTGCAAGCGTCTCTCTCCCCAG TTAGATGAAGCTGCCCCGATACTTGCCAGCTTGAAAGAGCCCATAGTTATAGCGAAAGTAAATGCTGACAAATTTACCCGTCTTGCTCGTAAATACGATATTGA TGCATTTCCTACCCTCATGATCTTTATGCATGGCATCCCTGTAGAATATAATGGACCAAGGAAAGCAGATTTACTTGCTCGTTATCTGAAAAAATTTGTTGCTCCTGATGTTTCGGTTCTTGACTCAGACTCTGCTATCAGTGACTTCATTGAGACAGCTGGCACTTactttcctatatatataggctttggCTTGAACGAGTCAATGATATCAAAGTTAGCCATAAAGTATAAGAAAAAGGCATGGTTTTCTGTGGCAAAAGATTTCTCTGAGGACATCATGGTATTATATGATTTTGACAAGGTTCCCGCTTTGGTATCTCTTCATCCAACCTACCATGAGCAGAGCATTTTTTATGGCCCCTTTGAAG AGCAATTCTTGGAGGATTTTGTAAAACAAAGCTTGTTCCCTCTGGCCATGCCAATAAACATCGACTCACTGAAGACATTGAAAGACGATGATAGGAAAATTGCCCTGACAATTGTGGAGGATGAGACAGACgagaaatcaaataaaattatcaAGTTATTGAAGGCTGCTGCATCTGCAAATCGTGACCTAGTGTTTGGTTATGTTGGTGTCAAACAATGGGAAGACTTTGCCGACACATTTGGAGCTAACAAAAAGACAACACTGCCAAAAATGGTCATTTGGGATGGAGATGAGGAGTACTTTTCA GTTATTGGATCCGAAAGCATTGATGACGAGGATCAGGCAACTCAAATCTCGCGATTCCTTGAAGGATATAGGGAAGgaagaacagaaaagaaaagaattggcGGTCCATCCTTTATTGGCTTCATCAATTCATTGATTGGCATGAGAACTGTATTCTTGATTGTTTTTGTGGTTGCAGTCGCGATGCTTATCCAAACCATCAATAAAGAAGAGCCTCTGAGGGTTGGTACTCGAGACCGGACCGATCATGCTAGCGGTTCCGATTCGGAGGCTGAAAGTAAAGATTATAGATCTGGAGACAAGGAAGATTAA
- the LOC132190595 gene encoding alpha-(1,4)-fucosyltransferase encodes MPLKPLNTFTVAVMLGFTLLLLFFSGFLEFPSVSSSIQPINRPGLSETKSEPDPFTNLIGAFRKWDSQVGCARFKEMHKALVPVRSNGSSSLQELGLECPELKLDHVSVLVKGWTWIPDNLDNLYSCRCGLSCLWTKSSVLADQPDALLFETTTPPLQRRIGDPIRVYMDLEAGRKRSGVEDLFISYHAKDDVQSTYAGALFHNGRNYHVSSLKNNDTLVYWSSSRCLPRRNQLARQLLSLLPHHSFGKCLNNVGGRDMALSLYPECANDASITPKWWDHLHCAMSHYKFVLAIENTMTESYVTEKLFYALDSGAVPIYFGAPNVWDFVPPHSIIDGTQFSSLEELASYVKALANDPAAYAEYHAWRRCGVLGNYGRTREMSLDTLPCRLCEAVSKKGGRNGRAN; translated from the exons ATGCCATTGAAGCCCCTCAACACCTTCACCGTGGCCGTCATGTTGGGCTTCACGCTcttgctcctcttcttctccggTTTCCTCGAATTCCCATCCGTATCGAGCTCCATCCAACCCATCAACCGTCCCGGTTTGTCGGAGACCAAATCCGAACCGGACCCATTTACCAATTTGATCGGCGCTTTCCGGAAGTGGGACTCTCAGGTGGGTTGCGCTCGGTTCAAGGAGATGCACAAAGCGTTGGTCCCAGTTCGGTCCAATGGGTCTTCTTCTTTGCAAGAGCTTGGACTTGAATGCCCTGAGCTGAAACTGGATCATGTCAGTGTTTTGGTGAAAGGGTGGACATGGATTCCTGACAATTTGGACAATTTGTATTCGTGCCGCTGCGGGCTGAGCTGTTTGTGGACTAAGTCTTCTGTGCTTGCTGACCAGCCCGATGCCTTGTTGTTCGAGACCACTACTCCTCCGCTTCAG AGACGCATAGGAGATCCAATTCGTGTGTACATGGATCTCGAGGCTGGCAGGAAACGGTCAGGGGTAGAGGATTTATTTATTAGTTATCACGCCAAAGATGACGTTCAGTCGACCTATGCTGGTGCACTCTTTCATAATGGTCGAAATTATCATGTGTCTTCTTTGAAGAACAAT GATACACTTGTATATTGGTCTTCATCACGCTGCCTTCCTCGAAGAAATCAACTGGCCAGGCAGCTTCTGAGCTTGCTGCCTCACCATTCATTTGGCAAGTGCTTGAACAATGTCGGCGGCCGAGACATGGCCCTATCTCTCTACCCTGAGTGCGCCAACGATGCCAGCATCACCCCAAAATGGTGGGACCATTTACATTGTGCCATGTCTCACTACAAGTTTGTTCTCGCCATTGAAAACACCATGACAGAGAGTTATGTGACAGAGAAGCTATTTTATGCGCTAGACTCCGGTGCAGTGCCAATCTATTTCGGTGCACCCAATGTCTGGGACTTTGTCCCTCCACATTCAATCATAGATGGGACTCAATTCAGCTCCTTGGAGGAATTGGCTTCTTATGTAAAGGCCCTTGCCAATGACCCAGCAGCCTATGCAGAGTACCATGCTTGGAGAAGATGTGGTGTACTGGGTAACTATGGAAGGACCCGTGAAATGAGCCTTGACACATTGCCTTGCCGGTTGTGTGAGGCTGTTAGCAAAAAAGGTGGGAGGAATGGAAGAGCCAATTGA